The Osmerus mordax isolate fOsmMor3 chromosome 27 unlocalized genomic scaffold, fOsmMor3.pri SUPER_27_unloc_1, whole genome shotgun sequence DNA window GGCATCTTCACCGTGTTCCCTGCCCACAAGTTCCACTGCAAGGGCAACTACGAGCACCGCAGCAGGTAGACACAccacacctggcacacacacacacatacacagtcacacacaccccgaACGGCACTGACATGGTCCATCTGTCCCTTTGCTGGGAATCAAACACCAACAGCCACTGTAATTACTTGGCCATTTGCAAAACAGCTTCCTTTCTTTGGCGGACAGAAAAGAACCATGTGAAcccataccccctctccctctccctccctcttctcccccttttcccccgtcctccatcctctctcccttctcctccccctttccccccgtcctccctcccctttcccctctcccccctcctcccttctcctcctcctcctctccccctcctccctcctctttcccttctcctccctctctcccctcctcctccctcctctcttccctctcccccctcctcctccccctctcccctcctcctctctcccttcatcctccccctctctccccctctgtcaccCTGACCACTCAGGTCCTTGGCAGGAATGTTCCCTGGTCTACTAAAGCCCACTGGAATCTCTCACCCACTGTTGTGGTCGCAGGGggatttgttctctctctttgtctctctctctttctctccttgcctGGTTTACTCCCTCGCTtttttccccacctctctctctctctgtctctctctctgtctctctctctgtctccctccctctctctctctctgtgtctctgtctgtctctctgtgtctcttttgtgtctgtgttaaaTGCAGTTCACTACACAGACAAATGCAGACTTCCTGTGTTCAGGGCTCTACAAACACGACACGTTCTCCCCCAGCATGCCTACCAGCCCCCCCATGAACACACCTAGACAACACAGAGGTCCACCTAGACCAGCACCTCAGACCAGACCGGTTCAGTGTGACGTGGGCCCTGCTGTGGTGACAAAGCCCAGGGGGAGTAGTCTCGTCTGGAAGGGCAGGGCCCAGCGACACCAAGCCTCCCAGCAGGAACAGAGCCGGGAAGGGGATCTCTTGTGAAAACATTCGGGGGTGAGGGGGTCCGGGGACTGGGGGGGCCAGAGAGGGCCTGGGGCCAtctagaaaggggggggggggcagggtggataGGCTTACCCGCCCCAGGAACAGACAGGCCCAGACCCTTGTGTCAATGAGATGGTTTTAACTGACAGGATATTGTTTTTGTGCAAATGTTGGCGGTCTGTGTGTattcatgcctgtgtgtgtgagttcagacCCGTGTACGTAGCAGCAGTGAGGCCTCAGTCTAAacacctagtgtgtgtgtgtgttcagacccgTGTACGTAGCAGCAGTGAGGCCTCAGTCTAAACACATAGTGGTGATCATCGACCACGGAGCATCCATCACCGACACCCAGCTGCAGATCGCCCGGGACTCGGCCCTCGTCATCCTGAACGCCGTGGACGAGCACGACAAGGtgaacacacccctccctcgccACACACACGacgtgcacacacccacacacactcacaggtaaCAGATTTGCTGATCTGTCTGTGGCAGTttaaatatatgtgtgtgtgtgtgtgtgtcccagatctCCATCCTGTCTTCGGCGGATGCGGTGCGGTCCTGCTCTCTGGACCCCTGCTACAGAAAGTTCCTGTCTCCGGTCACCAGTGACACCAAGCGGAAGATGACTACCTTCATCTCCAACATCAAGATGTCCGACAGCCCCACCCAGCATGCCCTGGGGTTCCAGAAGGCCTTCCAGCTCCTCCGGAACACCAGCAACCTCACCCGGCAACTCACCAGTAAGAGCAGTGAACCATGGGAATTGTAGTCTCTTTTGCCCCTAATTTTTGGGGGGAACATGTCACAACTGCTAAACTGCTGTCTCCGTGACGATTGAGAGAGAAGAATTGAATCaaggtgattgtgtgtgttcgtgtgtgttcaGCCACGGACATGGTGATCATCTACCTGTCGTCTGGGATCACGTCCCGCGACTCGTCGGAGCACGAGAAGAGAGCCACGCTGAGCGTGGTGAAAGACGAGAACCTCCACCTCAACAACTCCGTCATGATCCTCACCTACGCCCTCATGAACGGTAGGAGCCCAGCAGAGGAGGGctcacctgtgtttgtgtgtgtgtgacatctgaTGAATAGAGCAAGTGGTTGGGTAgtagggggaggtgtgtggaggggggagggggagagctggaggtctggagaggTGCTCATGAACCTCAGAAGCTTTTTGTTTTCATCGTgtgtcacccctccccccccccccccattgtctctccttcaccctccatCATGTGtggatgactctctctctcttcaccctccatGTGTagatgactctctctcttcaccctccatCATGTGtggatgactctctctctcttcaccctccatCATGTGtggatgactctctctctcttcaccctccatGTGtggatgactctctctctcttcaccctccatCATGTGtggatgactctctctcttcaccctccatCATGTGtggatgactctctctcttcaccctccatCATGTGTgaatgactctctctcttcaccctccatCATGTGTgaatgactctctctcttcaccctccatCATGTGtggatgactctctctcttcaccctccatCATGTGtggatgactctctctctcttcaccctccatCATGTGtggatgactctctctcttcaccctccatCATGTGtggatgactctctctctcttcaccctccatCATGTGtggatgactctctctctcttcaccctccatCATGTGtggatgactctctctctcttcaccctccatCATGTGtggatgactctctctctcttcactgtgcatgcattagccCAGGAAGACCAGGCTTTTGATTTCGTTTTTCTAAATTAAAATGAGACatctgaggaagggagagagtgcgacttcaaagcgtgtgtgtgtgtgagagagagagggagggggagagggagagctggtCAGCGGGGTCCGCTTGTTTAAAAGGGTCCACAATGAAAGGATGGCAGCATTTATCTCTAATCAGAGTTGATTAGCATTGGACCCATAAAGTACTTGTGTTACCCAGGCTTTGTGAGCAGTTgaaaggcctgtgtgtgtgcgtgtgcgtgtgcgtgcacgtgtgtgtgtgttaacatagTCCCTGGacccctctccctaaccctctctctcatgtgTTTTCAGAGGGCGTGACGGGCCTGAAGGAGCTGGCGTTCCTCCGCGACCTGGCCGAGCAGAACTCTCTGAAGTACGGCGTTCCGGAGCGGTCTGTCTTGCCGGTGGTGAAGGGCAGCATGATGGTGCTCAACCAGCTGAGCAACCTGGAGACCACGCTGGGCCGCTTCTACACCAACCTGCCCAACCGCATGGTGGACCAGGCCCGCTTCAGCCTGCCCTACTCAGACCCCCTGGGGGACGGTgagtggaaggaggaggtggaagcgTTTGTTTACGAGAATTCGGAGGATTGTttaaaaaacttttttctttctgtttccctccctccctccgcaggCTTCATCATGACAGTCAGTAGGCCGTGTTACTTTGGGAACCTGctgctgggggtggtgggggtggatgtGAACCTGGCCTACATCCTGGAGGATGTGACCTACTACCAGGACTCCCTGGCCTCCTACTCCTTCCTCATAGACAACAAGGGTACGACCTGCTGCCCTGCAATGCACTGTCAgatggagtgggagagggagggggagggagggagggagggagagggagggagagctttTTAATCTCTTACTGTAGGTGCAGTATTAAGAGTCAAAATACCTTGGGTGCTAAGGGGGGGGATTCTCTGTGTAAACTATGCACCTGCTCCCACcagctggctcacacacacacacacacacacagatgtatccaagttctgtttgtttctctgtctttctggccCCCTTTCTTCCCTGGCCTCGTTAGGGcttcctgcttcccacacctgCTGTTCCTGCTGCGCCGCATGTGTTAGTCCAGCACCAGGGGGGctgtgcctctcctccctccccagggacAGCAGGCCGTCCCTgggcagcagggaggagaggcaccCCCTCGGGCGTTGACTGATGATGCATGCAGgctctgatgatgatgatggtgttgtTTTGGTTGCCTAGGTTACACCCTGATGCACCCCTCGCTCACGCGGCCCTTCCTGATGACGGAGGCTCCGCTGCACACGGACATCATCCACTACGAGAACATCCCGGGGTTCCCTGTGGTGCGGCAGAACATCCTGAGGTGAGGGGCGGGGTCTGGGGGGCGGGGTCTGGGGGGCGGGgtctgggggggcggggtctgGGGGGCGTGTCCATGTATGTCGTGTTTCAGAGGATTTGTAAGTACGGTCTTTCGAACTGTGTGgtgtgatgttgttgttgatgccaGTATCCTAACCCTGTAACCCcgccccccagcctgcccctgGGCAGCCAGGTCATCGCTGTGCCCGTcaactcttctctctcctggcaCAGCCAGCGTCTGAGGGACCCTAGCAGGGAGGCCTACAACGTCAGCTACGCCTGGAAGCTGGTACGCTGCTCTCGCCGTGTTtgtctccctccattcctctcccagcaacctcccctcccccctccccctcccccagagcaggacatcacctcctcctcctctcctcgtccagGTCCAGGACACCTCCTTCATCCTGTGCATCGTGTACGTGCAGCCGGAGATCCCAGTGAAGCAGCTGAAGAACCTGAACACGGCGCCCAGCTCCAAGCTGCTCTACCACCGCCTGGACCTGCTGGGCCAACCCAGctcatgtctgcacttcaaacagCTGGCCACCGTGGGTAAGGACCGGGACTAGGGACGAGGGACTAGGGTCGAGGGACTAGGGTCGAGGGACTAGGGTCGAGGGACTAGGGTCGAGAGACTAGGGACCAGGAACCAGGTCTAGGGACCAAGACTAGGGACCCAGGACTAGGGACCCAGGACTAGGGACCAGGACTAGGGACCAGGACTAGGGACCAGGACTAGTGACCAGGACTAGGGACCAGGGACCAGGACTAGGGACCAGGGACTACAGACTCACTCACTTtcacgtctttctctctcttttttttcctttctgtgtctctcctccctctctctcccccctccccccctcgcccAGAGTCTCCCACGGTCATGCTGGCTGCCGGCAGTTTCTCCTCCCCCTACGAGCACCTGAGCCAGTCCGAGACCAAGCGCATGGTGGAGCACTACACAGCCTACCTCAGCGACAACACGCGCCTCATCGCCAACCCCGgcctcaaggtacacacacacacacacacacacacacacacacacacacacacacacacacagttaaagctCTTCCCAGGCCTGTCTTAAAGGAACCCTGCTGTGTGCCCCTCtcttgccctccctctcccctcctccctctcccctcctcccctccctccctctccccctcctcccctccctccctctcccctcctcccctccctctcctcacctcccctcctcacttccctctccccacctccctctcctcacctccccatctcacctcctcccctccctcctccctctcctcacctccctctcctcacctccctctcctcccctccctctcctcacctcccctccctcctccctctcctcacctcccctccctcttctcacttccctctcccctcctccctctcctcacctcccctcctcacttccctctcccctcctccctctcctcacttccctctcctcacctccccatctcacctcctcccctcctcacctcccctccctcctccctctcctcacctcccctcctcccccgcagTCTTCTGTCAGGAACGAGGTGATGGCGACGAGTCACGTGACTGATGAATGGATGACGCTAATGGAGATGAGCAGCCTGAACTGCTACGTTGTGCGTCGTTACATAGCAACGCCCAATGGGGTGCTCCGGATCTACCCCGGCTCGCTCATGGATAAAGCCTTCGACCCGACCAGGAGACAATGGTGAGTTTATtttggagagggggaaaggagaggggaggggggggaggaggaggaggagtgcttTGAACAAGTTCCAGactcccacagagagagagagagagtgagtttcTGGCTCGCTACTCCACTTTCTTACGTTGCTTTCTGCTTTTGAAATActaactcctccctccctcctcacacacacagacaaacacacactctctctctaaatctccTTCAAGGCTTCTGCAGACAGATGTATGCCATTTGTCTGCGTAAACTGCTCATGCTCCATTTTGaagaaatacaaaataaaatatctTCCTGGTATCTGTAGCTTTTTCCTCCAGTCCTGCTGTGGTTGGTTAGTCTCTGGACTACCTGTGCCGTGGTTGGTTAGTCTCTGGACTACCTGTGCCGTGGTTGGTTAGTCTCTGGACTTCCTGTGCTGTGATTGGTTAGTCTCTGGACTACCTGTGCTGTGGTTGGTTAGTCTCTGGACTACCTGTGCTGTGGTTGGTTAGTCTCTGGACTACCTGTGCTGTGGTTGGTTAGTCTCTGGACTACCTGTGTCTCCTCCCTCGCCCTCtgaccttctcccccccccccccctccccaggtacCAGCACGCAGTGGCCAACCCTGGCCTCATCACCTTCACGGGCCCCTACCTGGACGTGGGCGGGGCCGGTTACGTGGTGACCATCAGCCACACTGTCCACGCCTCCAGGTAGCTGTCCACGCCTCCTAGCACGCTGATTCGTTTTAGGATggagccactcacacacactttctctcacacatccctctctctctctctttctccctctcactcactcactcacacacacacacacacacacacacacgcacacacacacactcgcgtctAAACGaagccctcctctctgtctccagctccCAGATGGCGTCTGGTTACGCCGTGGCGGTGATGGGCATCGACTTCACGCTGCGCTACTTCTACAAGGTCCTGCTAGACCTCCTGCCCATCTGCAACCAGGACAAGGGCAACAAGATCCGGTAGGGTCCGGGGTCTTCCCCTCTGCCAGTccaccagaggaggagggggggaggagggggggggcgtgccTCCCActaggagcgagggaggagtgaagagaggaagaggggggggaatgCAGCAGAataaaagagacacacacaaaagggaTAAGCTGATTATAATTACATTCCGCTGATATCCTGTTTTATGATGTTGTTGCCCCACACTCCCCTTgcctcctctcactcttctaTCGCTCTCGTAAACGattttgtttattatttgactattattccttctctcctcaccccgcccctcttctctcctcaccccgcCGCTCTTCTCTCCTCGCCCCGCCCCTCTTCtcgccccgcccccgcccctcttctttcctcgccccgcccctcttctctcctcgccCCGCCCCTCTTCtcgccccgcccccgcccctcttctttccccgccccgcccctcttctctcttcgccccgccctgcccctcttctctcctcgccccgcccctcttctctcctcgccccgcccctcttctctcctcgccccgccctgcccctcttctcttctctcctcgccccgcccctcttctctcctcgccCCGCTTCTCTCCTCGCCCCGCCCCTCTTCTCGCCccgcccctcttctcttctctcctcaccccgcccctcttctctcctcgccccgcccct harbors:
- the cachd1 gene encoding VWFA and cache domain-containing protein 1 (The sequence of the model RefSeq protein was modified relative to this genomic sequence to represent the inferred CDS: added 251 bases not found in genome assembly); amino-acid sequence: MQRIFSSFVYTEKTSNGETEVQQLAKKIREKFNRYLDVANRNKQVVEASYTAHLTSPITAIQDCCTIPPSMMEFDGNFNTNVSKTICCDRLSPTVSSRSFNPGRDLNSVLADNLKSNPGIKWQYFSSEEGIFTVFPAHKFHCKGNYEHRSRPVYVAAVRPQSKHIVVIIDHGASITDTQLQIARDSALVILNAVDEHDKISILSSADAVRSCSLDPCYRKFLSPVTSDTKRKMTTFISNIKMSDSPTQHALGFQKAFQLLRNTSNLTRQLTTTDMVIIYLSSGITSRDSSEHEKRATLSVVKDENLHLNNSVMILTYALMNEGVTGLKELAFLRDLAEQNSLKYGVPERSVLPVVKGSMMVLNQLSNLETTLGRFYTNLPNRMVDQARFSLPYSDPLGDGFIMTVSRPCYFGNLLLGVVGVDVNLAYILEDVTYYQDSLASYSFLIDNKGYTLMHPSLTRPFLMTEAPLHTDIIHYENIPGFPVVRQNILSLPLGSQVIAVPVNSSLSWHSQRLRDPSREAYNVSYAWKLVQDTSFILCIVYVQPEIPVKQLKNLNTAPSSKLLYHRLDLLGQPSSCLHFKQLATVESPTVMLAAGSFSSPYEHLSQSETKRMVEHYTAYLSDNTRLIANPGLKSSVRNEVMATSHVTDEWMTLMEMSSLNCYVVRRYIATPNGVLRIYPGSLMDKAFDPTRRQWYQHAVANPGLITFTGPYLDVGGAGYVVTISHTVHASSSQMASGYAVAVMGIDFTLRYFYKVLLDLLPICNQDKGNKIRCFIMEDRGYLVAHPTLIDPKGHAPAEQQHITHKEPLVANDILNHPNFVKKNLCNSFSDRTVQRFYKFNTSIVGDLTNLVHGSHCSRYRLTRIPGTNAFAGIVNETCDSLAFCACSTVDRLCLNCHRMEQNECECPCECPLEVNDCTGNLTYAENRNPSCEVHQEPLSLSLMESSLLDSLPQCINTRCSQRYTSSDCFGVLDCEWCMVDADGKTHLDTPYCAPQKECFGGIVGAKSPYVDSMGIMDEEVASLNMIKSAPVGPVAGGIMGCIMVLVLAVYAYRHQIHRRSHQHMSPLAAQEMSVRMSNLDNERDERDEDSHEDRGIISNTRFIAAVMERHTHSPERRRRYWGRSGTESDHGYSTMSPQEDSENPPCNNDPLSAGVDVGNHDDDLDLDTPPQTAALLSHKFHPYRHPHHHQLHPQLHPHHLQAAVTVHSVDAEC